In Devosia sp. 1566, a single genomic region encodes these proteins:
- a CDS encoding replicative DNA helicase — translation MAEIAHFPRAEEKPLRLAPHNVEAEQALLGAVLVNNEAFYRVSDFLEPVHFYEPIHREIYEVIGKFIRAGKSADPITIKSHLPEQLLADMTMPQYLARLAAEATTVLNAADYGRAIYDLAIRRNLILVGEEMVSVAYESDVDMSPNQQIEKVEGELFQLAEKGRYDGGFQAFGAALTASIRMAGEAFQRDGGLSGVATALHDLDRQMGGLQRSDLIILAGRPAMGKTSLVTNIAYNVAKAWKGDVTPDGHNRTVDGGIVGFFSLEMSSEQLATRILAEQAEISSSDIRRGRIHDSQFSKLVDVSNAMSRVPLYIDDTGGISVAQMAARARRLKRQKGLDLLIVDYLQLLSGSSKSSSQNRVQELTEITTTLKALAKELEVPIIALSQLSRQVEARDDKHPQLADLRESGSIEQDADVVMFVYREEYYLKNKEPKEGTPEHIAWQSEMEKVHGKAEVIIAKQRHGPTGTVQLSFEAQYTRFGNLARADYLPERME, via the coding sequence ATGGCAGAGATCGCGCACTTCCCCCGCGCCGAAGAAAAGCCCCTTCGTCTGGCGCCCCACAATGTGGAGGCCGAACAGGCATTGCTGGGCGCGGTCCTGGTCAACAACGAAGCGTTCTACCGGGTCTCGGACTTTCTCGAGCCCGTGCATTTCTACGAGCCCATCCACCGCGAAATCTACGAGGTGATCGGCAAGTTCATCCGCGCCGGCAAATCGGCCGATCCGATCACCATCAAGAGCCACCTGCCCGAGCAGCTACTCGCCGATATGACCATGCCGCAATATCTGGCGCGGCTGGCGGCCGAAGCAACCACGGTGCTCAACGCCGCCGATTATGGGCGGGCGATCTATGACCTCGCAATTCGCCGCAACCTGATCCTCGTGGGCGAGGAGATGGTGTCGGTCGCCTATGAGTCGGACGTCGACATGAGTCCGAACCAGCAGATCGAAAAGGTCGAGGGCGAGTTGTTCCAGCTCGCCGAAAAAGGCCGCTATGACGGCGGCTTTCAGGCCTTTGGCGCTGCGCTCACCGCCTCGATCCGGATGGCCGGCGAAGCCTTTCAGCGCGACGGTGGGCTTTCGGGCGTTGCCACCGCGCTGCACGACCTTGACCGACAGATGGGCGGGTTGCAGCGCTCGGACTTGATCATCCTGGCCGGCCGCCCCGCCATGGGCAAGACCTCGCTCGTGACCAATATCGCCTATAACGTCGCCAAGGCCTGGAAGGGCGATGTCACCCCCGACGGGCACAACCGCACGGTGGATGGCGGCATTGTTGGCTTTTTCAGCCTTGAAATGAGCTCCGAACAGCTTGCCACCCGTATTTTGGCGGAGCAGGCGGAAATCTCCTCCTCCGATATCCGCCGCGGCCGTATCCATGACAGCCAGTTCTCCAAGCTGGTGGATGTGTCCAATGCCATGAGCCGGGTGCCGCTTTATATCGACGACACCGGCGGCATCTCGGTGGCGCAGATGGCGGCCCGCGCCCGGCGCCTGAAGCGGCAAAAGGGTCTGGACCTCTTGATCGTCGACTATTTGCAACTGCTGTCCGGCTCGTCCAAATCCTCGAGCCAGAACCGCGTGCAGGAGTTGACCGAGATCACCACCACGCTCAAGGCGCTGGCCAAGGAGCTGGAAGTGCCCATCATCGCGCTGTCCCAGCTGTCCCGTCAGGTGGAAGCGCGCGACGACAAGCATCCCCAGCTCGCCGACTTGCGCGAATCGGGCTCGATCGAGCAGGACGCAGACGTGGTGATGTTTGTGTATCGCGAAGAATACTATCTCAAGAACAAGGAGCCCAAGGAGGGCACGCCCGAGCACATTGCCTGGCAAAGCGAGATGGAAAAGGTGCATGGCAAGGCAGAAGTGATCATCGCCAAGCAGCGCCACGGCCCCACCGGCACGGTGCAGCTATCGTTTGAGGCGCAATATACCCGTTTCGGCAATCTGGCCCGCGCCGATTACCTCCCCGAGCGAATGGAATAA
- the alr gene encoding alanine racemase, producing MALQSGLGGQLSIDLGALARNWRALDKVSAGALTGAVVKADAYGTGITQASKALFAAGARFFFTATPDEALSVRAALPEAHIFVLDGLYPGAANLYVRQNLMPVISSIPMLEEWLAKCVERNEAYPCAFHFDTGMNRLGFRLNEAEEVRERTAALGYQPQMLMSHLACADQPNHEKNRTQLALFSSVLNQFPNIPASLANSAGLMTGREYHFQMVRPGIALYGGRAVNGRRNPMAPVATLHVPILQVREARTGETVGYGAHYSLARDSRLAILGHGYADGWLRSLSSATARQTAKAYIRGKLCPIVGRISMDLSIVDITELGSDLPLPGEAAEILGANVPVDEQADAGNTIGYELLTSLRLARVNRVYLGDGVGED from the coding sequence ATGGCCCTGCAATCCGGCCTGGGCGGCCAGTTGAGCATCGATCTTGGCGCGCTGGCCCGTAACTGGCGCGCCCTCGACAAGGTCAGCGCCGGAGCCCTGACTGGCGCCGTGGTGAAAGCGGACGCCTATGGCACCGGCATCACCCAGGCCAGCAAGGCTCTGTTTGCGGCAGGTGCCCGATTCTTTTTCACCGCAACCCCTGACGAGGCGCTTTCAGTGCGCGCCGCCCTGCCCGAAGCCCATATCTTTGTGCTGGACGGGCTTTACCCCGGGGCGGCCAATCTTTACGTGCGGCAAAACCTGATGCCGGTGATCTCCTCGATCCCCATGCTTGAGGAATGGCTGGCCAAATGCGTGGAGCGCAACGAGGCCTATCCTTGCGCTTTCCATTTCGATACCGGCATGAACCGCTTGGGTTTTCGGCTCAACGAGGCCGAGGAAGTGCGCGAGCGCACCGCGGCGCTTGGTTATCAGCCGCAAATGCTGATGAGCCACCTAGCCTGTGCCGACCAGCCCAACCATGAAAAGAACCGCACGCAGCTGGCGCTGTTCAGCTCCGTGCTCAACCAATTCCCCAATATCCCGGCCTCGCTCGCCAATTCGGCCGGGCTGATGACCGGACGCGAATATCATTTCCAGATGGTACGACCTGGCATCGCCCTTTATGGCGGGCGCGCGGTCAACGGGCGCCGCAACCCGATGGCGCCCGTGGCAACGCTGCACGTGCCCATCTTGCAGGTGCGCGAAGCCCGCACCGGGGAAACCGTTGGTTACGGCGCCCATTATTCGCTGGCGCGCGACAGCCGTCTGGCGATCCTTGGTCACGGCTATGCCGATGGCTGGCTGCGCTCGCTGTCCTCGGCAACGGCGCGGCAGACCGCCAAGGCCTATATTCGCGGCAAGCTCTGCCCCATTGTCGGGCGCATCTCGATGGACCTTTCCATCGTCGACATCACCGAGCTCGGTTCCGACCTGCCCCTTCCCGGTGAAGCGGCGGAAATCCTGGGCGCCAATGTGCCGGTGGACGAGCAGGCCGATGCCGGCAATACGATCGGCTATGAATTGCTGACTTCGCTGCGGCTGGCTCGGGTCAACCGGGTATATCTCGGCGACGGCGTCGGCGAGGATTAG
- a CDS encoding DUF1697 domain-containing protein, translating into MGVYVILLRAIGPVTHKIMSMAAWRDAVAAAGFTAPQTYIATGNMIVHSDDTPAAVERRMNEIVRGLGLGPGNVAVVRTSAQVRQLVDSNPFPEAAAQRGGQMGVYFFVDPSPDFGWVARYNGPEQLHVEANHLIVDYTRQISASPKLPGMIEKRSGTATARNWNTLKGLAERASAREQKDH; encoded by the coding sequence ATGGGCGTATATGTGATCCTGCTGCGGGCCATCGGTCCGGTCACGCACAAGATCATGTCCATGGCCGCCTGGCGCGATGCGGTAGCGGCCGCCGGCTTTACCGCGCCGCAGACCTATATCGCCACCGGCAACATGATCGTGCACAGCGACGATACGCCAGCCGCGGTGGAGCGCCGGATGAACGAGATCGTCCGCGGCTTGGGCTTGGGCCCCGGCAATGTGGCCGTGGTGCGCACCTCAGCGCAGGTGCGCCAGTTGGTGGACAGCAATCCCTTCCCCGAAGCGGCGGCCCAGCGTGGCGGGCAGATGGGAGTGTATTTCTTTGTGGACCCCAGCCCGGACTTCGGCTGGGTCGCCCGATATAACGGCCCGGAACAATTGCATGTCGAGGCCAACCACCTGATCGTCGATTACACCAGGCAGATCTCTGCCAGCCCCAAGCTTCCCGGTATGATCGAGAAGCGATCGGGCACCGCCACCGCCCGCAACTGGAATACACTCAAAGGACTGGCCGAACGAGCCAGCGCCCGCGAGCAGAAGGATCACTGA
- the radA gene encoding DNA repair protein RadA, translated as MAKSRSSFVCQACGAVTTRWQGRCDACGEWNTIVEELTDSGVGAGPKSAKAGGKPTNLVPLSGETETAARVITGIAELDRVTGGGFVMGSALLVGGDPGIGKSTLLLQSAAALANRGKRVVYVSGEEAVAQVRLRAQRLGLGEAEVLLAAETNVEIILATLENGPPPDLVIIDSIQTLWTDRVDSAPGTVTQVRTSAQALTRFAKKSGAAVVLVGHVTKDGQIAGPRVVEHMVDAVLYFEGDTSHTFRILRGVKNRYGATDEIGVFAMTERGLEQVANPSALFLDQRDEGAAGSAVFAGLEGTRPLLVEIQALVSPSPLGTPRRAVVGWDSSRLSMVLAVLETRCGVRIGANDIYLNVAGGLKINEPAADLAVAAALISSLTGSPLPADAVYFGEISLAGGVRPVVHGSLRLREAHKLGFKSASTGRLASNDRHGGLDIAEFSVLSELVGRIAANGKAPAHPGEDD; from the coding sequence TTGGCAAAATCGCGCTCCTCCTTTGTCTGCCAGGCTTGCGGCGCTGTCACCACGCGCTGGCAGGGACGCTGCGACGCCTGCGGCGAGTGGAACACCATTGTCGAGGAACTCACCGATAGCGGCGTCGGCGCGGGACCCAAATCGGCCAAGGCTGGCGGCAAGCCGACCAATCTCGTGCCCCTTTCGGGGGAAACCGAAACTGCGGCGCGCGTCATCACTGGCATTGCCGAACTCGACCGGGTGACCGGCGGTGGCTTCGTGATGGGTTCGGCCTTGCTCGTGGGCGGCGATCCCGGCATCGGCAAATCGACGCTCCTGCTGCAGTCGGCGGCCGCGCTCGCCAATCGCGGCAAGCGCGTGGTCTATGTGTCGGGCGAAGAAGCGGTGGCGCAGGTGCGCCTGCGTGCCCAGCGGCTGGGCCTGGGGGAAGCCGAAGTGTTGCTCGCGGCCGAAACCAATGTCGAGATCATTCTCGCCACGCTCGAAAACGGGCCCCCGCCCGATCTTGTCATCATCGACTCCATCCAGACCCTCTGGACCGACCGCGTCGACAGTGCGCCGGGCACCGTCACCCAGGTGCGCACCTCCGCCCAGGCGCTGACGCGCTTTGCCAAGAAAAGCGGCGCCGCCGTGGTGCTGGTGGGCCATGTTACCAAGGACGGCCAGATCGCCGGCCCACGCGTCGTCGAGCACATGGTGGATGCCGTGCTGTATTTCGAGGGCGACACCAGCCATACTTTCCGCATCCTGCGCGGCGTCAAGAACCGCTATGGCGCAACCGACGAGATCGGGGTTTTCGCCATGACCGAGCGGGGGCTCGAACAGGTGGCCAATCCATCGGCGCTGTTCCTGGATCAGCGCGACGAAGGCGCCGCCGGCTCGGCCGTGTTCGCCGGGCTCGAAGGCACCCGGCCGCTGCTGGTTGAAATCCAGGCGTTGGTGTCGCCCTCGCCCTTGGGTACGCCCCGGCGGGCGGTGGTGGGCTGGGACTCCTCGCGCCTGTCCATGGTGCTGGCGGTGCTGGAAACCCGTTGCGGCGTGCGGATCGGCGCTAACGACATCTATTTGAACGTGGCGGGCGGGCTCAAGATCAACGAACCGGCGGCCGACCTCGCTGTGGCAGCCGCACTGATCTCGTCCCTCACCGGTTCGCCCCTGCCGGCGGATGCGGTGTATTTCGGCGAAATCTCCCTCGCCGGCGGTGTGCGGCCGGTGGTGCACGGCTCCTTGCGCCTGCGCGAAGCCCATAAGCTTGGGTTCAAGTCGGCTTCCACCGGGCGCCTTGCTAGCAATGACCGGCATGGCGGGCTCGACATCGCAGAATTTTCGGTGTTGTCCGAACTGGTTGGGCGCATTGCCGCCAATGGCAAGGCGCCCGCCCACCCCGGCGAGGACGACTAA
- a CDS encoding CvpA family protein, with protein sequence MLTAFDVGVGVLVLISAILATARGLTREVLSLATWAGSAAIAIYMWQYHPEIARQYIAEQVVADIATVVGTFIISLIVLHLLTMRIADFVVDSRVGPIDRTLGFVFGVLRGVLIAIVVTIFGTWLLGSNLPPWAAQSQTLPHLQSMGNSLIAMLPPDLEEQVTEILKGGTGLTDDAEDAPGPADEGTDTNEDGTVPPPAGAPTTPPAPVTPATGA encoded by the coding sequence ATGCTAACAGCGTTCGATGTCGGTGTTGGTGTGCTGGTGCTGATCTCAGCAATCCTGGCCACAGCCCGCGGCCTGACCCGCGAAGTCTTGTCACTCGCCACCTGGGCCGGTTCGGCCGCCATTGCCATCTATATGTGGCAATATCACCCCGAGATCGCGCGGCAATATATCGCCGAACAGGTGGTCGCCGATATCGCCACCGTAGTTGGCACCTTCATCATTTCCCTGATCGTGCTGCATCTGCTCACCATGCGGATTGCCGACTTTGTGGTGGATAGCCGGGTTGGGCCGATCGACCGTACGCTGGGCTTTGTGTTCGGCGTGCTGCGGGGTGTGCTGATCGCCATTGTCGTCACCATTTTCGGCACCTGGCTCCTGGGCAGCAACCTGCCCCCCTGGGCCGCCCAGTCCCAGACCCTGCCGCATCTGCAAAGCATGGGCAATTCGCTGATCGCCATGCTGCCGCCTGACCTAGAAGAACAGGTTACCGAAATACTCAAGGGTGGCACTGGCCTGACCGATGACGCCGAGGACGCCCCCGGTCCTGCCGACGAAGGCACCGATACCAATGAGGACGGCACAGTCCCGCCGCCGGCAGGCGCGCCGACGACGCCTCCCGCACCGGTCACACCAGCTACGGGGGCGTGA
- the purF gene encoding amidophosphoribosyltransferase has product MESPVVHPSDDDFDLDGDTLHEECGVFGILGHPDAPALTALGLHALQHRGQEAAGIVSFDGRQFHSERQLGLVGDHFTDPATLKRIPGSMAMGHVRYSTTGETILRNVQPLFAELEVGGIAIAHNGNLTNGLTLRRRLIAQGAICQSTSDTEVILHLIARSQRTSSSDRFVDAIGAVEGAYAMVAMTRTKLIGARDPNGIRPLVLGDLDGKPIFASESCALDIIGAKFVRDVENGEVVVCEIQPDGSISIESLKPFPPRPERMCLFEYVYFARPDSVVAGRSVYAARKRMGMNLAKEAPVDADVVVPVPDGGTPAAIGFAQQSGIPFELGIIRNHYVGRTFIEPTQSIRAFGVKLKHSANRAEIAGKRVVLIDDSIVRGTTSVKIVQMIREAGAREVHIRVASPMIHYSDYYGIDTPDPDKLLANQHADLASMCRFIGADSLEFLSIDGLYEAVGGAKRNPQAPQFTDHYFTGDYPTQLTDLNGRSKNEPKQISLLREAG; this is encoded by the coding sequence ATGGAGAGCCCGGTGGTCCATCCGAGCGATGACGATTTCGATCTTGACGGCGACACCCTGCATGAAGAGTGCGGGGTGTTTGGCATTTTGGGGCATCCCGATGCCCCGGCACTGACTGCGCTGGGGCTGCATGCGCTGCAGCACCGGGGGCAGGAAGCGGCCGGCATTGTTTCGTTTGATGGGCGCCAGTTTCACTCCGAGCGCCAACTGGGGCTGGTGGGCGACCACTTCACCGACCCCGCGACGCTCAAGCGCATTCCCGGCTCCATGGCCATGGGCCATGTGCGCTATTCCACCACCGGCGAAACCATTCTGCGCAATGTGCAGCCCTTGTTCGCCGAATTGGAAGTTGGCGGCATTGCCATCGCCCATAACGGCAACCTGACCAATGGGCTGACCCTGCGCCGGCGCTTGATCGCGCAGGGCGCGATCTGCCAGTCGACCTCGGATACCGAGGTGATCCTGCACCTGATCGCCCGGTCGCAGCGCACCTCGTCCTCGGACCGGTTCGTGGATGCGATCGGGGCAGTTGAAGGTGCCTATGCCATGGTGGCGATGACGCGCACCAAGCTGATTGGCGCACGCGACCCCAACGGCATCCGCCCGCTGGTGCTGGGCGATCTGGATGGCAAGCCCATCTTTGCCTCGGAAAGCTGCGCGCTTGATATCATCGGCGCCAAGTTCGTCAGGGATGTCGAGAACGGGGAAGTGGTGGTCTGCGAGATCCAGCCCGATGGCTCGATCAGCATCGAATCGCTCAAGCCTTTTCCGCCCCGTCCGGAGCGGATGTGCCTGTTCGAATATGTCTATTTCGCCCGTCCCGACTCCGTGGTGGCCGGGCGCAGTGTTTATGCGGCGCGCAAGCGCATGGGCATGAACCTGGCCAAGGAAGCTCCAGTTGATGCCGACGTGGTGGTGCCCGTGCCCGATGGCGGCACGCCCGCGGCCATCGGCTTTGCCCAGCAGAGCGGCATTCCCTTCGAGCTCGGCATTATCCGCAACCACTATGTGGGCCGCACCTTTATTGAGCCGACCCAGTCCATCCGTGCCTTTGGCGTCAAGCTCAAGCACTCGGCCAACCGCGCCGAGATCGCGGGCAAGCGCGTGGTGCTGATCGACGATTCCATCGTGCGCGGCACCACCTCGGTGAAGATCGTGCAGATGATCCGCGAAGCGGGCGCGAGGGAAGTCCATATCCGCGTCGCCAGCCCCATGATCCATTATTCCGATTATTACGGCATCGACACGCCCGACCCAGACAAGCTCCTGGCCAACCAGCACGCGGACCTCGCTTCCATGTGTCGGTTCATCGGCGCCGATTCGCTGGAGTTCCTCTCCATTGACGGACTCTACGAAGCTGTGGGCGGCGCGAAGCGCAATCCCCAGGCGCCCCAGTTTACCGACCATTATTTCACCGGCGACTACCCAACACAGTTGACGGATCTGAACGGGCGCTCCAAGAACGAACCCAAGCAGATTTCCTTGTTGCGAGAGGCTGGTTAA
- a CDS encoding SDR family NAD(P)-dependent oxidoreductase, with translation MPAEHDLAGKVVLVTGASRGIGYASALEAARRGAHVVAVARTVGALEELDDEIQELGSSSTLVPLDLRDGDAIDRLGAAIFERWGALDGLIANAGMLGTLSPVPHLKPEEFESVMAVNVTANYRLIRATDLLLRQAADGRVVFVSSGAARNVRPYWGLYAASKAAADALAKAYAGEVEQTRLRVNVFYPGAVRTAMRAKAMPGEDPETLPRPQDVAPRLVDLLSPSLTQTGQIYDMRQGGFTPL, from the coding sequence ATGCCTGCAGAACACGATCTTGCGGGCAAAGTTGTCCTGGTCACCGGCGCATCGCGCGGTATCGGCTATGCCAGCGCCCTCGAAGCGGCCCGTCGCGGCGCCCATGTGGTCGCGGTCGCCCGCACCGTTGGCGCCCTTGAAGAGCTGGATGACGAAATCCAGGAACTCGGCTCGTCCTCGACGCTCGTGCCGCTCGACCTGCGCGATGGCGATGCCATCGACCGGCTGGGCGCGGCGATATTCGAGCGCTGGGGTGCGCTGGATGGCCTGATCGCTAATGCCGGCATGCTCGGAACGCTGTCGCCTGTGCCCCATCTCAAGCCCGAAGAATTTGAATCGGTGATGGCGGTCAATGTCACCGCCAATTACCGGCTGATCCGCGCCACCGACCTGCTGCTGCGCCAGGCGGCGGATGGACGGGTTGTGTTCGTGTCCTCGGGCGCCGCGCGCAATGTCCGGCCCTATTGGGGACTTTACGCCGCGAGCAAAGCCGCGGCCGACGCTTTGGCCAAGGCCTATGCCGGCGAGGTCGAGCAAACCCGCTTGCGCGTCAATGTGTTCTATCCCGGCGCCGTGCGTACCGCGATGCGCGCTAAGGCGATGCCGGGGGAGGATCCTGAGACCCTGCCCCGCCCACAGGATGTTGCGCCGCGCCTGGTGGATTTGCTGAGCCCGTCGCTAACGCAGACGGGCCAGATCTACGACATGCGCCAGGGCGGGTTTACCCCGCTCTAG
- a CDS encoding hemolysin family protein codes for MIVIVLTIVNGALAMSELAVVSARPARLRTMADAGNKGAEVAIHLAEDSGKFLSSVQIGITLVGILSGAISGATLGLRFTDWLEALGVPDNIADVAGVGGVVLFITYISLILGELVPKQIALRDPEGVAARVAPAMKLLAKVGSPIVWVLDISGKAVLTLLGQGGQMEETVTEEEVRTIIAEATTAGVIETDEHSMISGVMRLADRSARGLMTPRLEVDVIDLADDGAEIRRNILSTHRSRLLVQDGDADSIIGVVAITDLVATFANGQPLDIRKFVQPVPVVMDHADALDVVRAIRNSTVHMALVVDEYGHFEGIVTSGDILEVITGVFQEETGDDPAVVRREDGSYLVAGWMPVDEFSEKLKVAIPKDARFETVAGYVLSTINRLPAVGETFEHDGWRFEIVDLDGRRIDKVLMTRLDGVTTTA; via the coding sequence CTGATCGTAATCGTTCTGACCATCGTCAATGGCGCGTTGGCCATGTCCGAGCTCGCCGTTGTTTCCGCCCGGCCCGCGCGCCTGCGTACCATGGCCGATGCCGGCAACAAGGGGGCTGAGGTCGCCATCCATCTGGCCGAAGACTCCGGCAAGTTCCTGTCTTCGGTGCAGATCGGTATTACCCTCGTCGGCATCCTGTCGGGTGCCATCTCCGGCGCGACCCTGGGCCTGCGCTTCACCGATTGGCTCGAAGCCCTGGGTGTGCCCGATAACATCGCCGACGTCGCGGGTGTGGGCGGCGTGGTGCTGTTCATCACCTATATTTCATTGATCCTGGGCGAATTGGTGCCCAAGCAGATTGCTCTCCGCGACCCTGAAGGCGTTGCCGCCCGCGTTGCGCCCGCGATGAAGCTGCTGGCCAAGGTTGGCTCTCCCATCGTCTGGGTGCTCGACATCTCGGGAAAGGCGGTGCTGACCCTTCTGGGGCAGGGCGGCCAGATGGAAGAAACGGTCACCGAAGAAGAAGTGCGCACCATCATCGCCGAAGCCACCACGGCCGGCGTGATCGAGACCGACGAGCACTCCATGATCTCGGGCGTCATGCGTCTCGCTGATCGCTCCGCGCGCGGCCTGATGACGCCGCGCCTCGAAGTGGATGTGATCGATCTTGCCGATGACGGCGCTGAAATCCGCCGCAACATCCTGAGCACGCACCGTTCGCGCCTCCTCGTGCAGGACGGCGACGCCGACTCCATCATTGGCGTCGTGGCTATCACCGATCTTGTCGCCACTTTCGCCAACGGCCAGCCGCTCGATATCCGCAAATTCGTGCAGCCTGTACCCGTGGTGATGGATCATGCCGATGCGCTCGACGTCGTGCGCGCCATTCGCAATTCCACCGTGCATATGGCGCTGGTCGTGGATGAATACGGCCATTTCGAAGGCATTGTCACCTCCGGCGACATTCTGGAAGTCATCACCGGCGTGTTCCAGGAAGAAACCGGCGACGATCCGGCCGTGGTCCGGCGCGAAGACGGCTCCTACCTCGTGGCCGGCTGGATGCCTGTGGACGAGTTCAGTGAAAAGCTCAAGGTCGCCATCCCCAAGGATGCGCGTTTTGAAACCGTAGCGGGCTATGTGCTTTCGACCATCAACCGCCTGCCCGCCGTGGGCGAAACCTTCGAGCACGACGGCTGGCGCTTCGAGATCGTTGATCTCGATGGCCGCAGGATCGACAAGGTGCTGATGACGCGGCTCGATGGCGTCACGACAACGGCCTAG